AAGCTGTTCCACGGCGACGCCACGTTCTGCCCCGGGGCCGGGGACACCCCCGGCTCGGTGACGCTGGAATCGTCCAACTACCCCGGTTGGTTCCTGCGGCACCGCGGCGACGAATTGTGGGTCGATCAGTTCGACGGCACCGCCGATTTCCGAGTCGACGGCTCCTTTCTGATACGCCCCGCACTAGCCGGCTGACCCGACTCCGGCGAGGACCGCCGGATAACAGAAAAACGAAACCGCAAAACCGTTATGCGTACGGAATCAGCCGGGTCGTACGTAGAAACCTTTGAATCAGTGGTAACCGTCTGGCAATATCGCTCACGAATGTGAGCGCTCCCATTGGTGCCGGAACCGGCGCCGCCATTCGCGCGTATCCGATGCGAGGAGCTGACGATGGCACTACCCGTCCGATCATCCCGCCGGCCGTGGCGGCTGCTCGCCGCGGCCCTGACCGCCGTGCTCGGCGCGGCGCTCACCTTCGCCGTCAGCTCCGTGGCCCAGGCGGCGACGATCGACACGAGCGCCTCCTACGTGCTGGTCAACCGCAACAGTGGCAAGGCGCTGGACCTGTACAACCTGGCCACCAATGACGGGGCCAAGATCGTTCAGTGGGCGCGCAACGACCAGGCGCAGCAGCAGTGGCAGTTCGTCGACTCCGGTGGTGGTTTCTACCGGCTCAAGTCGAAGCTGTCCGGCAAGGTGCTCGACGTCTCCGGCGCCTCCACGGCCGACGGCGGCGCGGTTGTGCAGTGGACCGACAACAACGCCACCAACCAGCAGTTCAGCGTCCAGGACGTGGACGGTTACATCCAGCTGATCAACCGCAACAGCGGCAAGGCCGTCGAGGTGCAGGGCGCCTCCACGGCCGACGGCGGCGCCGTCGTGCAGTACGCCGACTGGAACGGCGCCAACCAGCAGTGGCAGCTCGTCAAGCTCGGCACCGGCGGCACCCCGTCCACCGGCACCTTCACCAACCCGGTGGTGTGGCAGGACTTCGCCGACGGCGACATCATCCGGGTCGGGGACGCCTACTACTACTCGGCGTCGACCATGCACTACTCGCCGGGCGCGCCGATCCTGCGCTCCTACGACCTGGTGAACTGGGAGTACGCGGGACACTCGGTGCCCCGGCTGGACTTCGACTCGGCGGCCTACGACCTCAACGGCGGGCGCGCGTACGTCAAGGGCATCTGGGCGTCCGCGTTCAACTACCGGCCCAGCAACAGCACCTACTACTGGCTGGGTTGCACCGAGTTCAACCGCACCTACGTCTACACCGCGTCGGCTGTCGACGGCACCTGGTCGAAGAAGGCCCGGATCAACAACTGCTACTACGACGCCGGCCTGCTGTTCGACAATGACACCCCGTACGTCGCGTACGGCAACGGGACGATCAGCGTCGCCCAGCTCTCCAGCGACCTCACCTCCCAGGTGCGCGCGCAGGCCGTCTACACCACGCCGTCGAGCATCGGCACCCTCGAGGGCTCCCGGATGTACAAGCGCGGCAACTACTACTACATCTGGGTGACCCGCCCGGCCAACGGCCAGTACGTGCTGCGCTCGACCAGCCCCTGGGGCCCGTACGAGCAACGCCAGGTCCTGCTCGACCTGCCCGGCCCGATCTCCGGCGGCGGGGTCCCGCACCAGGGCGGCCTGGTGCAGACCCAGAACGGCGACTGGTGGTACATGGCGTTCACCGACGCGTACCCCGGCGGCCGGGTGCCGACGCTGGCCCCGATCACCTGGAGCAACGACTGGCCGGTGCTGAGCACCGTCAACGGCCGGTGGGGCGCGAGCTACCCGAAGCCGGCCATCACCACGTCGAAGACGGTGCGCTCGATGATCGGGCCGGACACCTTCACCGGCGGCACGCTGGACCCGCGCTGGGAGTGGAACCACAACCCGGACACCAGCCGGTTCAGCGTCGGCAACGGGCTGCGGCTGGCCACCGCCACTGTCACCGGCGACCTCTACAACGCCCGTAACACGCTCACCCACCGGATCCAGGGCCCCACCTCGACCGCCACCATCGAGCTGGACTACTCGCAGATGGCCAACGGCGACCGGGCCGGGCTGGCGATGCTGCGCGACTCGTCGGCCTGGATCGGCATCCGCAAGGACAACGGCGCCACCCGGGTGTCGATGACCAACGGGCTGACCATGAACTCCAGCTGGGCGACCACCGGCACCGGCACCGAGGCGGCCGGCGCCGCGGTGAGCGGCGGCAAGATCTGGCTGCGGGTCAGCGCCGACATCAGGCCCGGCACCGGGCGCACCGCCACCTTCTCCTACAGCACCAACGGCAGCACCTTCACCACCCTCGGGCCGGCGTTCACCCTCACCAACGCCTGGCAGTTCTTCATGGGCTACCGCTTGGCCCTGTTCAACTACGCCACCCAGGCCCTGGGCGGCGCGGTCACGGTCAACCGCTTCGACCTGACCACACCCTGATGTACGCCCGCCGGCCCCGAACCGGCGGACATCCCCCCTCTGTAGGAGTTCACGATGACAGTGCACCTGCCCGCCGTACCGAAAGAAGAACCGGAAGCGAAGCCACCGGCGACGCGCCGCCG
This window of the Actinoplanes oblitus genome carries:
- a CDS encoding family 43 glycosylhydrolase encodes the protein MALPVRSSRRPWRLLAAALTAVLGAALTFAVSSVAQAATIDTSASYVLVNRNSGKALDLYNLATNDGAKIVQWARNDQAQQQWQFVDSGGGFYRLKSKLSGKVLDVSGASTADGGAVVQWTDNNATNQQFSVQDVDGYIQLINRNSGKAVEVQGASTADGGAVVQYADWNGANQQWQLVKLGTGGTPSTGTFTNPVVWQDFADGDIIRVGDAYYYSASTMHYSPGAPILRSYDLVNWEYAGHSVPRLDFDSAAYDLNGGRAYVKGIWASAFNYRPSNSTYYWLGCTEFNRTYVYTASAVDGTWSKKARINNCYYDAGLLFDNDTPYVAYGNGTISVAQLSSDLTSQVRAQAVYTTPSSIGTLEGSRMYKRGNYYYIWVTRPANGQYVLRSTSPWGPYEQRQVLLDLPGPISGGGVPHQGGLVQTQNGDWWYMAFTDAYPGGRVPTLAPITWSNDWPVLSTVNGRWGASYPKPAITTSKTVRSMIGPDTFTGGTLDPRWEWNHNPDTSRFSVGNGLRLATATVTGDLYNARNTLTHRIQGPTSTATIELDYSQMANGDRAGLAMLRDSSAWIGIRKDNGATRVSMTNGLTMNSSWATTGTGTEAAGAAVSGGKIWLRVSADIRPGTGRTATFSYSTNGSTFTTLGPAFTLTNAWQFFMGYRLALFNYATQALGGAVTVNRFDLTTP